From the Candidatus Eisenbacteria bacterium genome, one window contains:
- a CDS encoding DUF5752 family protein codes for MSHVFEFLTPSALEVPAGSAAADLEALRAGIASVTPASLLQHVTRIPVRHPHARDIPENDFARWVGDALQLPEVSERLAFAGSSPANSLEDLRASLLGVLDRVPVKERKREAAEGAAFHFIEARLVLAPLDIRASEPAQLIEIWPWIDLPAAFYHLVEAPLLGHPEHALIPWLRERGATGLADSAEQVVCSGRPLQFALREIGNRWRRSQIGRRLLQRAEAPELERQREARAAMARLAGRLKGGGRQSSGTGGGS; via the coding sequence GTGAGTCACGTCTTCGAGTTCCTCACTCCGTCCGCGCTCGAGGTCCCGGCCGGATCCGCGGCCGCGGACCTGGAGGCCTTGCGCGCGGGGATCGCGTCGGTGACGCCCGCGTCGCTCCTCCAGCACGTGACGCGCATCCCCGTGCGTCATCCGCATGCCCGGGACATCCCGGAGAACGACTTCGCCCGCTGGGTCGGGGACGCGCTCCAGCTCCCCGAGGTGAGCGAGCGTCTCGCCTTCGCCGGCTCCTCGCCGGCGAATTCCCTGGAGGACCTGCGCGCTTCCCTGCTCGGCGTGCTCGACCGGGTTCCCGTGAAGGAACGGAAGCGCGAGGCGGCCGAAGGAGCGGCCTTCCACTTCATCGAGGCGCGGCTCGTGCTCGCGCCGCTCGACATCCGCGCCTCCGAGCCCGCGCAGCTGATCGAGATCTGGCCGTGGATCGACCTCCCCGCCGCGTTCTACCACCTGGTGGAGGCGCCGCTCCTCGGGCATCCGGAGCACGCGCTCATCCCGTGGCTCCGGGAGCGCGGCGCCACGGGGCTCGCGGACTCCGCCGAGCAGGTGGTGTGCTCGGGGAGGCCGCTCCAGTTCGCGCTGCGGGAGATCGGAAACCGGTGGAGGCGGTCCCAGATCGGACGCCGTCTGCTGCAGCGGGCGGAAGCGCCGGAGCTGGAGCGGCAGCGTGAAGCCCGCGCCGCGATGGCTCGCCTGGCCGGCCGCCTGAAGGGCGGCGGAAGGCAGAGCTCGGGCACCGGGGGTGGTTCGTGA
- the otsB gene encoding trehalose-phosphatase, protein RDVWGRAAEALARPGTRALVALDFDGTIAGIVSRPERVRVSAPVLRALRALARPGSRGPRLALVTARPSRDLRRLLPVKGILHAAQYGLEGPLGPPAAERARWKRAALEVARLLEPVEARIPGAWIERKSMTVALHDRRVSATRMPELRRLLRRVAREARVLGFEPSRGKRVTDFVPRGYDKGNAVRLLRRRLDPSMIVYFGDSEADEPAFASLLPGDVSVRVGRGPTRARYRVRGPADVGRFFRELSRLARGREREPGGTP, encoded by the coding sequence CGGGACGTGTGGGGCCGCGCGGCCGAGGCCCTGGCGCGTCCGGGAACGCGGGCGCTCGTGGCCCTGGACTTCGACGGCACCATCGCGGGCATCGTGTCGCGACCCGAGCGGGTGCGCGTCTCGGCTCCGGTGCTCCGCGCGCTCCGCGCGCTCGCGCGCCCCGGCTCGCGTGGCCCGCGCCTCGCGCTCGTGACCGCGCGGCCGAGTCGCGATCTCAGGCGCCTCCTCCCCGTGAAGGGAATCCTGCACGCGGCGCAGTACGGGCTCGAAGGCCCCCTGGGACCGCCCGCGGCCGAGCGGGCGCGCTGGAAGCGCGCGGCGTTGGAGGTCGCGCGGCTGCTCGAGCCCGTGGAGGCGAGGATTCCCGGAGCGTGGATCGAGCGGAAGAGCATGACGGTGGCGCTCCACGACCGCCGTGTCTCCGCGACGCGCATGCCCGAGCTGCGACGGCTGCTGCGACGCGTGGCGCGCGAGGCGCGTGTGCTCGGTTTCGAGCCCTCGCGCGGGAAGCGGGTGACCGACTTCGTGCCGCGCGGGTACGATAAGGGGAACGCGGTCCGCCTCCTTCGAAGGAGGCTCGACCCCAGCATGATCGTGTACTTCGGGGACAGCGAGGCCGACGAGCCGGCCTTCGCCTCCCTCTTGCCCGGAGACGTCTCGGTACGGGTGGGCCGCGGACCCACGCGGGCGCGGTACCGCGTGCGGGGCCCGGCGGATGTCGGCCGGTTCTTCCGCGAGCTGTCACGGCTCGCGCGGGGCCGGGAACGCGAACCAGGAGGAACCCCATGA